The Chloroflexota bacterium DNA window CATATATACGGTTTCATAATATGCAATACATGATAATGACATAGGCAAAAAGACATTTGAGCAAGTATGAATAGTTTCTTATTTAGTAAGACAGTAAATGAAATATAATAAACTATCGATTGAGGGAAGCGATGGTTAATAAATTTAAAACGGGGCTGACTAAGGTATCTGCAAAGTTGTCCAGATTATTAATAAGAAACGGTGACCACCATTGGCCGGCACATGTGCTGGAAACCTTGGAGACGAAATATCATCTGCTTCCCAAAGACCTGCTGCGCCTGTGGTATATTCGACGCAAAGTCCTTTCCAACAAGGTCAAAACGGATTCTATCTTTATTTACGATTGGGCAAAAGCCTATGATTCAAATATATCCGTAAAGAGATACAATGACCTGAATAAGTATCCTGATTTATTGCGCTACAAGGGCCGTATTTCCCGCAACGGCGAAGTCCGTATTGAAGAAATAAGAAACAATTAATAGATTAGTTCTTGAATTACAGAGAAGGGGACGTTTGCGTCCCTCTTTTTTCATTCTTTCTAACATCTCCACAAAGCGAAGATTGGGCAAAGAAAGGCTGACCTGTATTTCCCACCGGTGATTAACATAGAGATTGCTGCGGGTTTAAAATACCATCTTGAGCAATAGTGTAAGAACGTAACCCAGTATGCCGCAGATAGGAAATGTGAGTATCCAGGCGGCTATGATATTACCGGCTATTCCCCAGCGAACCGCGGAAAATCGCCTTGTGGACCCCACTCCCATCACCGAGGCACTGACACAGTGCGTGGTGCTCACCGGAATGCCAAAATGGGACGCGGTTTCAATGACACCGGCCGCGGCAATATGGGTGGTGAATCCCTGGACCGGCCGCAGGTTCGTCATTCTCATACCGATTGTCTTGATAACCCGTCGACCACCCAAAGCAGTACCGATACTTATCGCCGCCGCAGAGACAACAATCACCCACCATGTATCAGGATTCAGTACCGATAGGCGGTCCCAGATGCCAACATCGTTATAGTAAATCACCAGGGCCATGGTAATTACACCGATAGGCATCTGGCCGTCATTCTTTCCATGGCTGTAAGCCATAAAGAAGGTGCTGACATACTGCATACGGCTGAAAACGCGGCGCATGCGGTCGGGTCGGCTTTTCTGAAATATCCAGTAGAGGCCAAGCATGATAGCAAAGCCGCCGGCAAAACCCAGCGCCGGGGCGATAACTACGGCGGATAGCACGCGCTACATGACGCTCCATACGATGGCGGCATGAATCAACTCGACAATATTATAAAAAGTCTGGGCTAAAGTCCTGTTTCTTGGCGTGATTCTTATAGGACTGGTGGACTGAGTTGATATTACTTAGACGAAGAGATAATGTCCCAGTATCCACGAAAATGAATAACCTAGTAATGCTGTTACAGGGAACGTTATCACCCATGCTGCCACAATGTTACCAGCTACACCCCACCTTACTGCCGATAGCCGCCGGGTTGCTCCAACTCCCATAATCGACGTGCTGATACAATGCGTTGTGCTTACTGGGATGCCAAGATTCGAGGCAGCTTCAATAACCCCTGCTGCTGCAAACTGAGCAGTAAAACCCTGGACTGGATTAAGACTCGTGATTCTCATACCCAAAGTTTTTATGACGCGCCATCCACCAGCCGCCATACCAGAACTAATGGCTAATGACGAAATAATAATTATCCAACGACCAACAGGATCGCTAAGTGACAGACGATCCCAGAAACTTGGATCCTGATAATAAAACACGAATCCCATTGTCATAACACCTATTGGCATTTGGCCATCGTTTTTCCCGTGACTATATGCCATAAAAGCCGAAGAAAGTATTTGCAACCTACTAAAAAGAGAACGCAGTATATCTGGAGGACTACGCTGCAATATCCAGTACAAAGCAAGCATAATCGCAAAACCCCCTGTAAATCCGAGCGCTGGTGCAGCAACAACTGATGTGAGTATTCGTTGCATTACACTCCATATAATTGCTTCACTTCCCGCACTAGCTATACCTGCGGCTGCTAATCCAGATACCAGACCATGGGTTATGCTCACAGGCATACCAAATTTGGTAGCAAGTATCGTCCAAATAACACAGGCAGCAACTCCACCTATTATCGTTGAATAGGATATTGCCTCTGGAATGAGTATGCCTTTACCGATGGTTCTAGCTACAGCTAGTCCTGTAGCTGCACCTAGAAAATTGAATATAGCTGCAAGTACTATTGCTTGCCTGGGGGCTAACGAACGGCTACCTATTGCTGTCGCAATAGTATTAGCTGCGTCATTGTATCCGTTGGAGAACCCCAA harbors:
- a CDS encoding inorganic phosphate transporter — encoded protein: MLSAVVIAPALGFAGGFAIMLGLYWIFQKSRPDRMRRVFSRMQYVSTFFMAYSHGKNDGQMPIGVITMALVIYYNDVGIWDRLSVLNPDTWWVIVVSAAAISIGTALGGRRVIKTIGMRMTNLRPVQGFTTHIAAAGVIETASHFGIPVSTTHCVSASVMGVGSTRRFSAVRWGIAGNIIAAWILTFPICGILGYVLTLLLKMVF
- a CDS encoding inorganic phosphate transporter, translating into MPDLSLDIHLIALVLIVIFAIALGFSNGYNDAANTIATAIGSRSLAPRQAIVLAAIFNFLGAATGLAVARTIGKGILIPEAISYSTIIGGVAACVIWTILATKFGMPVSITHGLVSGLAAAGIASAGSEAIIWSVMQRILTSVVAAPALGFTGGFAIMLALYWILQRSPPDILRSLFSRLQILSSAFMAYSHGKNDGQMPIGVMTMGFVFYYQDPSFWDRLSLSDPVGRWIIIISSLAISSGMAAGGWRVIKTLGMRITSLNPVQGFTAQFAAAGVIEAASNLGIPVSTTHCISTSIMGVGATRRLSAVRWGVAGNIVAAWVITFPVTALLGYSFSWILGHYLFV